One genomic region from Streptomyces sp. NBC_01431 encodes:
- the dapA gene encoding 4-hydroxy-tetrahydrodipicolinate synthase translates to MAPISTPQTPFGRVLTAMITPFTADGALDLDGAQRLAAHLVDAGNDGLIVNGTTGESPTTSDAEKDQLVRAVLEAVGDRAHVVAGIGTNDTRHTLELARTAERSGAHGLLAVTPYYNKPPQEGLFRHFSAIADATELPVMLYDIPGRSGVPIDTETLVRLAEHPRIVANKDAKGDLGRASWAIARSGLAWYSGDDMLNLPLLSVGACGFVSVVGHLVTPELRALLDAYLAGEVSKATEIHQQLLPVYTGMFRTQGVITTKAALGLQGLPAGPLRLPLVELTAEESRQLALDLAAGGVQL, encoded by the coding sequence ATGGCTCCGATCTCCACTCCGCAGACCCCCTTCGGGCGGGTCCTCACCGCCATGATCACGCCCTTCACGGCGGATGGCGCACTCGACCTCGACGGCGCCCAGCGACTGGCCGCCCATCTGGTCGACGCAGGCAACGACGGGCTGATCGTCAACGGCACCACCGGCGAGTCCCCGACCACCAGCGACGCGGAGAAAGACCAGCTCGTACGGGCCGTACTGGAAGCCGTCGGAGACCGGGCCCACGTCGTGGCCGGAATCGGCACCAACGACACGCGCCACACCCTCGAACTCGCCCGTACGGCCGAACGCTCCGGTGCCCACGGCCTGCTCGCCGTGACGCCGTACTACAACAAGCCCCCACAAGAGGGCCTGTTCCGGCACTTCTCGGCCATCGCCGATGCCACCGAGCTCCCGGTGATGCTGTACGACATCCCCGGCCGCAGCGGCGTACCGATCGACACCGAAACCCTCGTCCGGCTCGCCGAGCACCCCCGGATCGTCGCCAACAAGGACGCCAAGGGCGACCTCGGCCGCGCCAGCTGGGCCATCGCTCGCTCCGGCCTCGCCTGGTACTCCGGCGACGACATGCTCAACCTGCCGCTCCTCTCGGTCGGCGCCTGCGGCTTCGTCTCCGTGGTCGGCCACCTGGTCACCCCCGAACTGCGCGCCCTGCTCGACGCGTACCTCGCCGGCGAGGTAAGCAAGGCCACCGAGATCCACCAGCAGCTGCTCCCGGTCTACACCGGGATGTTCCGCACCCAGGGCGTCATCACCACCAAGGCCGCCCTTGGCCTCCAGGGCCTGCCGGCCGGACCGCTGCGCCTGCCCCTGGTCGAGCTCACGGCGGAAGAATCCCGCCAGCTGGCGCTCGATCTGGCGGCCGGTGGGGTACAGCTCTAA